One segment of Deinococcus sp. Marseille-Q6407 DNA contains the following:
- a CDS encoding MazF family transcriptional regulator, which yields MKELTGIGSEVQIEIQGNAIIITPAQDASRPETLARQQRFAQARDQVLSEYDDLFRQLADA from the coding sequence ATGAAAGAGCTGACGGGCATCGGCAGCGAAGTGCAGATCGAGATTCAGGGGAATGCCATTATCATCACGCCGGCCCAGGACGCATCGCGTCCTGAGACCCTGGCTCGTCAGCAGCGTTTTGCTCAGGCGCGTGACCAGGTGCTGAGTGAGTACGATGACCTTTTCCGCCAATTGGCCGATGCTTGA